A section of the Fibrobacter sp. UWH6 genome encodes:
- a CDS encoding CotH kinase family protein gives MELTIKGRGNTTWTYVKKPYAIKFNEKTSLFGMPKAKKWVLLANYRDRTLIRNALALEIARFTEIGWTPSGRFVEVYLNRKFLGNYYLCEKIELSKNRLGLRNNAYLLEFDKNNKENIFKTKYRNIPATIKDPDLEDLSAEQQEYIQNYVNTLETALYDNESLLNPEDYIDLKSMALYWIIYEVATNTEPKHPKSFYMHKDATTKLTAGPVWDFDWETFSSTISGIKLEKAMWNKALLKKTRYKEVVIEQWNKYKEKFGQMDSFIDSLHTYISKSNERNNKMWPIKINDGIIGDESKSFDEAILMLKQSYRNRIQELDELFNKL, from the coding sequence ATGGAACTGACGATTAAAGGCCGCGGCAACACAACCTGGACCTACGTCAAGAAGCCCTACGCCATAAAATTCAACGAAAAAACGTCACTGTTCGGCATGCCCAAGGCAAAAAAGTGGGTACTGCTGGCAAACTATCGCGACCGCACCCTCATCAGAAACGCACTGGCCTTAGAAATCGCCAGATTCACAGAAATCGGATGGACGCCATCAGGCCGTTTCGTTGAAGTCTACCTCAACAGGAAATTCCTGGGCAACTACTACCTCTGTGAAAAAATCGAACTTTCGAAAAATCGACTCGGTCTAAGAAATAACGCCTACCTGCTGGAATTCGACAAGAACAACAAGGAAAACATCTTCAAAACAAAATACCGAAATATTCCCGCAACGATCAAAGATCCCGATCTCGAAGACCTCTCCGCAGAACAACAGGAGTACATACAAAATTACGTAAACACCCTCGAGACCGCCCTTTACGATAACGAATCCCTGCTGAATCCGGAAGACTACATCGACCTAAAAAGCATGGCGCTGTATTGGATTATCTACGAAGTCGCGACAAACACAGAGCCCAAGCACCCCAAAAGCTTCTACATGCACAAGGACGCAACGACCAAGCTAACCGCTGGCCCCGTCTGGGACTTCGACTGGGAAACATTCTCCTCCACCATCAGCGGAATAAAGCTCGAAAAGGCCATGTGGAACAAAGCCCTGCTCAAGAAGACCCGCTACAAGGAAGTAGTCATCGAGCAGTGGAACAAGTACAAGGAAAAGTTCGGCCAGATGGACAGCTTTATCGATTCGCTTCATACATACATCAGCAAATCGAACGAACGCAACAACAAAATGTGGCCCATAAAAATCAACGACGGCATTATCGGAGACGAAAGCAAATCATTCGACGAAGCCATACTCATGCTAAAGCAAAGCTACAGGAACAGAATCCAGGAACTGGACGAACTGTTTAATAAGCTGTAG
- a CDS encoding glycosyltransferase family 4 protein, with product MQNVIMCCSTLNTKGGMVSVTKNYLSYSNWGDYRIDFIPTHFDTKKWVLLIFFAIQFAKILFAVKTRKYNIAHLHTAERGSFWRKSMLMKFFHRHGIKVILHHHAAEFEDFYAKCSELQKEKIRKTLAEADLNIVLSERLISMIKDKEPSARVEVLYNAVPSYEKNPYSLEARNVLFMGRLGVRKGTFDLIEAIKRLDDKIPEDVKFYLCGDMGENEVRAKVKELGVEHRIAHVGWIDGAQKKDFISKSMINCLPSYNEGLPMTILETMAAGIPNISTNIASIPEVIMDGENGFLIEPGDVDALTEKLLHLIVDEKLRSDFSEKSYNLIKNNFSIDSNIIKLKEIFRNL from the coding sequence ATGCAGAATGTTATCATGTGCTGCTCCACATTGAACACCAAGGGTGGGATGGTCAGTGTGACGAAAAATTACCTCAGTTATTCAAATTGGGGTGATTATAGGATTGATTTTATTCCAACCCATTTTGACACAAAAAAGTGGGTGCTCTTGATTTTTTTTGCCATTCAATTTGCAAAAATTTTGTTTGCAGTAAAAACACGCAAGTACAATATCGCTCATCTGCACACTGCGGAACGTGGTAGCTTTTGGAGAAAGTCCATGTTGATGAAATTTTTTCATCGTCATGGAATAAAAGTAATTTTGCATCATCATGCCGCTGAATTTGAAGATTTTTATGCAAAGTGCTCTGAACTGCAAAAAGAGAAAATAAGGAAAACTCTTGCTGAAGCGGATTTGAATATTGTTCTTAGTGAACGATTGATTTCCATGATAAAGGATAAAGAACCTTCCGCTAGAGTTGAAGTTCTTTATAATGCAGTTCCTTCCTATGAAAAAAATCCATATTCGTTAGAAGCTCGTAATGTGCTATTTATGGGTCGTCTTGGTGTGCGCAAAGGTACATTTGACTTGATTGAGGCTATCAAACGGCTTGATGACAAGATTCCTGAAGATGTCAAGTTCTATCTGTGTGGAGACATGGGTGAAAATGAGGTGAGGGCTAAAGTCAAAGAACTTGGCGTTGAACACAGGATTGCTCATGTTGGCTGGATTGATGGTGCTCAAAAAAAAGATTTCATTAGTAAATCTATGATTAACTGTTTGCCTTCTTATAATGAAGGTCTTCCAATGACTATTCTGGAAACCATGGCTGCTGGCATTCCGAATATTTCCACGAACATTGCTTCGATTCCCGAAGTTATAATGGATGGGGAAAATGGCTTTCTTATTGAACCGGGGGATGTTGATGCTCTAACGGAAAAATTGCTTCATTTGATAGTTGATGAAAAGCTACGTAGTGATTTCAGTGAAAAATCTTATAATTTGATAAAAAATAACTTTTCTATTGATTCAAATATTATTAAATTAAAAGAGATTTTCAGAAATCTTTAG
- a CDS encoding glycoside hydrolase family 26 protein — protein sequence MIMRTLALFLILFHCTFAQWNSWSDASTVRKNLLKAAKEGKTYFSQFHVYDARSERNHFSSGYKEATGEDLFVYGLDFYYATGTYFDSTYKADNRKRIIEIVRKMWKDNGAIPSFSWHLENPYVPSDFDNYMGCRYRKSSQVPDYPAKHRYVIREILEGTGDTCGYGRFRSKDDFANVYETPAKWFDARIKEVASILNELVDDDGKPIPMIIRLWHEMEDDWMWWGRSSVSPKDYKAFFVLTEKSIKQYAQRAQILWGYGPDRHWKESDFFKWYPGDEYVDIIGFDDYSIGRDETDFQNVIKRAQFVSREAEKKGKVAALFETDNKDSSTTNIFFRYRLKRLLQTNGVRLSLVQLWSTSKISNEAQRVDRLEFLSNNAIIIKRKGE from the coding sequence ATGATTATGAGAACCTTGGCTTTATTCCTGATTTTATTCCATTGTACTTTTGCGCAATGGAATAGTTGGAGTGATGCTTCAACGGTTCGTAAAAATTTATTGAAGGCTGCGAAAGAAGGGAAAACTTACTTTAGTCAGTTTCATGTTTATGATGCAAGAAGTGAGCGGAACCATTTTTCTTCGGGATATAAAGAGGCTACTGGCGAGGACCTTTTTGTTTATGGTTTGGATTTCTATTACGCCACTGGCACGTACTTTGATTCAACCTATAAAGCCGATAATCGAAAGAGAATTATTGAAATCGTAAGAAAAATGTGGAAGGATAATGGTGCGATTCCTTCTTTTTCGTGGCATTTGGAAAACCCGTATGTACCGTCTGATTTTGATAATTATATGGGATGTCGATACAGGAAAAGTTCTCAGGTTCCCGATTATCCTGCAAAACATAGATATGTGATTCGAGAAATTTTGGAAGGAACTGGTGATACATGTGGCTATGGCAGATTTCGCTCAAAGGATGACTTCGCTAATGTTTACGAAACTCCAGCGAAGTGGTTTGATGCAAGAATAAAAGAGGTTGCTTCAATACTAAATGAATTGGTCGATGATGATGGCAAACCAATACCGATGATAATTCGTCTATGGCATGAGATGGAGGATGATTGGATGTGGTGGGGCCGAAGCAGTGTATCTCCAAAGGATTATAAGGCTTTTTTTGTTTTAACAGAGAAAAGTATAAAACAGTATGCTCAGCGGGCTCAGATTCTTTGGGGATATGGGCCAGACCGACATTGGAAAGAATCTGATTTCTTTAAATGGTATCCTGGTGACGAATATGTTGATATAATTGGTTTTGATGACTATTCTATCGGGAGGGATGAAACTGATTTTCAGAATGTGATTAAAAGAGCTCAGTTTGTGTCGCGTGAGGCTGAAAAAAAAGGTAAAGTTGCAGCTCTTTTTGAAACAGACAATAAAGATTCCTCTACAACGAATATATTTTTTAGGTATCGATTGAAAAGATTGTTGCAAACGAATGGGGTGCGGTTGAGCTTGGTTCAGTTATGGTCTACAAGTAAAATTTCAAACGAGGCGCAGAGAGTAGACCGACTTGAATTTCTGAGTAATAATGCTATCATTATAAAAAGAAAGGGTGAATGA
- a CDS encoding WecB/TagA/CpsF family glycosyltransferase yields MKFIRFLNTDILAITQEDLLRDLKKGVLFTPNLDHLVKLQKDRDFYEAYQQAEWIVCDSMVLYFCSKFLKNKLPDVVPGSSFFTEFYRYHAADENCKIFLLGAMDGVAEKAKAKINAAVGREIIVGAHSPSFGFERKLDEIENIIQIVNESGANVVLVGVGAPKQEKFIMKYKDRMPGVDIWMALGATIDFEAGNISRAPIFMQKCAMEWLYRFFKEPKRMFRRYFLDDLKFFWLFLKQILGVYKNPFKT; encoded by the coding sequence GTGAAGTTTATTCGTTTTTTAAATACCGATATTTTGGCGATAACTCAAGAGGACCTTCTTCGGGATTTGAAGAAAGGTGTACTTTTTACTCCAAATTTGGATCATTTAGTAAAACTTCAAAAAGATCGTGATTTTTATGAGGCGTATCAACAAGCAGAATGGATTGTTTGTGATAGCATGGTTCTCTATTTTTGTTCAAAATTCTTGAAAAACAAGTTGCCAGATGTTGTTCCTGGTTCAAGTTTTTTCACAGAATTTTACAGATATCATGCTGCCGATGAAAATTGCAAAATTTTCTTACTTGGTGCGATGGATGGTGTTGCTGAAAAAGCGAAAGCAAAAATCAATGCTGCCGTTGGACGTGAAATTATTGTAGGAGCACACTCCCCAAGTTTTGGCTTTGAAAGAAAACTTGATGAGATTGAAAATATCATACAGATTGTTAATGAAAGTGGAGCTAATGTAGTTCTTGTTGGAGTGGGCGCTCCGAAACAGGAAAAGTTTATAATGAAGTACAAGGATCGCATGCCTGGGGTTGATATTTGGATGGCTCTTGGAGCTACCATTGACTTTGAAGCGGGGAATATTTCTAGAGCTCCTATTTTTATGCAGAAATGCGCAATGGAATGGCTTTATAGATTCTTTAAAGAACCCAAAAGAATGTTTCGTAGATATTTTTTGGATGATTTGAAATTTTTTTGGCTTTTCTTGAAACAAATTTTGGGTGTGTACAAAAATCCGTTCAAAACGTAA
- a CDS encoding Coenzyme F420 hydrogenase/dehydrogenase, beta subunit C-terminal domain, which produces MENKTPNIEYTVKNNICTGCGVCQGACLSGAISMIVINGEFRPSVDLSKCNNTKGCHRCFDVCPGVGINLQEQAGKIFTDDGVQENKYIGRFLNCYVGHSNDQDLRYHAASGGTLSQFLIWLLENDKIDGAVVTRFEKESLLKVKTFIAKTKAEILSAKSSKYAPTSLYGIVAELKAEQKKRFVVVGVPCQIEGMRKLLTVDKKLQEKVCGLISVYCSGSRTFNFTEYVLKERNIDLDKLNYLAYRDNGCLGGLVAKGENIDFYEDYQSYSHPLRSMFFPRRCVLCADHFGELSDVSFGDIHIAPYSEDKIGVNSVVVRTTKWGELLENAKKSGALTLENLDSAKLIESQIMSKVKKNRNVSFGMLLKKLGKTAPDFGAAYDARVGLKTILNYAQIRLQQFIGRHKRLWFLIPFLKAKVKIY; this is translated from the coding sequence ATGGAAAATAAAACTCCTAATATTGAATATACGGTCAAAAATAATATTTGTACGGGTTGTGGTGTTTGCCAGGGGGCCTGTCTCTCTGGTGCAATTTCCATGATTGTAATCAATGGAGAATTTAGACCATCAGTAGATTTGAGTAAATGCAATAACACAAAGGGATGCCATCGTTGCTTTGATGTATGTCCTGGTGTTGGGATTAATTTGCAGGAGCAGGCTGGTAAAATATTTACTGATGATGGTGTTCAGGAAAATAAATACATTGGCAGATTCTTGAATTGTTATGTGGGACACAGTAATGATCAGGATTTGAGATACCATGCCGCAAGTGGGGGAACTTTAAGTCAATTTTTAATCTGGTTACTAGAAAATGACAAAATTGATGGTGCTGTTGTCACAAGGTTTGAAAAGGAGTCCCTTTTAAAAGTTAAAACGTTTATTGCAAAGACTAAGGCGGAAATTCTTTCTGCTAAAAGCTCCAAATATGCACCGACCTCATTGTATGGGATTGTTGCTGAATTAAAGGCTGAACAAAAAAAACGTTTTGTTGTTGTTGGTGTACCCTGTCAAATTGAAGGTATGCGTAAATTGCTTACGGTTGACAAAAAACTGCAAGAAAAAGTATGCGGTTTGATTTCTGTATATTGCTCTGGGTCACGAACCTTTAATTTTACAGAATATGTGCTGAAGGAACGAAATATTGACTTGGATAAATTGAATTATCTTGCTTATCGAGATAATGGTTGTTTGGGTGGCTTGGTAGCAAAAGGTGAAAACATAGACTTTTATGAGGATTATCAAAGCTATAGCCATCCATTACGATCAATGTTTTTCCCAAGACGTTGTGTTTTATGCGCTGACCATTTTGGCGAATTGAGCGATGTTTCTTTTGGTGACATTCACATAGCTCCATATTCTGAAGACAAAATTGGTGTTAACTCTGTTGTTGTCAGAACTACGAAATGGGGAGAATTGCTTGAAAATGCAAAAAAATCTGGTGCACTAACTTTAGAAAATTTGGATTCTGCAAAATTGATTGAGTCTCAAATTATGTCTAAGGTAAAAAAAAATCGTAATGTTTCTTTTGGAATGCTTCTAAAAAAACTTGGAAAGACTGCTCCTGATTTTGGGGCGGCGTATGATGCCCGAGTGGGTTTGAAAACTATTTTAAATTATGCTCAAATTCGTCTTCAACAGTTTATCGGTCGTCATAAAAGGCTTTGGTTTCTAATTCCCTTCTTAAAGGCTAAGGTTAAGATTTACTAA
- a CDS encoding CDP-glycerol glycerophosphotransferase family protein: MFDFLKNIVARCANRLCKKQKNAILFYPHGNCRFDGYDILNGESDNVLCLLNDMLQDSRFKDFHFFVVYYHKDRLKSYQKYCEAFHLDRIHFVLASEKISVMKAVFKCYTIFTDTDFTRICYRVSTQRVVCLNYFGGLIKNEFFRIEEMGGYKSMIREQNKMHYLFDYHLSISDICSKFIALDNCHYYGNFLSLGFPRNDVLFKDHLNLKSEIEKIVGFKFKKIITYVPTHRDYENSKRSFYNEKNESPRSIWGHVCESDLVLLEKMLEETETLVVAKVHPVQQAQTSVIVKKSSRHVLFYSDLVENVKTSLNPLLAISDSIITDYTTTVYDFLYLNRPIIYYFYDYEQYRSTRGFFVDPIEPICAGHITYNMQELILAIQDICLGKDPEREKRLVLQKMFIKYLDNKACTRIKEYFFRDN, encoded by the coding sequence CATGGGAACTGTCGTTTTGATGGATACGATATATTGAATGGTGAGTCTGATAATGTCTTGTGCTTGTTGAATGACATGCTTCAGGATAGCCGATTTAAGGACTTCCATTTTTTTGTGGTTTATTATCATAAAGATCGTTTAAAATCATATCAAAAATATTGTGAAGCGTTTCATTTAGATCGAATTCATTTTGTGCTAGCTTCCGAAAAAATTTCTGTTATGAAAGCTGTTTTTAAATGTTATACGATTTTTACAGATACAGATTTCACTCGCATTTGTTATCGAGTGTCGACTCAACGTGTTGTGTGCCTTAATTATTTTGGAGGATTGATAAAAAATGAGTTTTTCCGAATAGAAGAAATGGGCGGTTATAAAAGTATGATACGTGAACAAAATAAGATGCATTATCTTTTTGATTACCATTTGTCTATTTCAGACATTTGTTCAAAATTTATTGCCTTAGACAACTGCCATTATTATGGTAATTTCTTGTCGTTAGGTTTTCCTCGCAATGATGTCTTGTTTAAGGACCACTTGAATCTGAAAAGTGAAATTGAAAAAATTGTTGGTTTTAAGTTCAAAAAAATAATTACTTATGTTCCAACGCATCGAGATTATGAAAATAGTAAACGATCTTTTTATAACGAAAAAAACGAATCTCCACGATCAATATGGGGACATGTGTGCGAAAGTGATTTGGTATTGCTTGAAAAAATGCTTGAGGAAACAGAAACTCTTGTTGTTGCCAAAGTTCATCCTGTGCAACAAGCGCAAACATCTGTGATTGTAAAGAAATCAAGTAGACATGTGCTTTTTTATAGTGATTTAGTTGAGAATGTTAAAACAAGTTTAAATCCTCTCCTTGCTATATCGGATAGTATCATTACAGATTACACCACAACCGTATATGATTTTCTATACCTAAATCGTCCTATTATTTATTATTTCTATGATTATGAACAATATCGCTCAACAAGAGGTTTTTTTGTTGATCCTATTGAACCGATTTGTGCTGGCCATATAACTTATAATATGCAAGAATTGATTCTTGCAATTCAAGACATATGTTTAGGAAAAGACCCTGAAAGGGAAAAAAGGCTTGTTCTTCAAAAAATGTTCATTAAGTATTTGGATAATAAAGCCTGTACTCGCATCAAAGAATATTTTTTTCGAGATAATTAA
- a CDS encoding polysaccharide pyruvyl transferase family protein produces MKKIGCVIAYRKGHTNYGTALVGYALLKKILQLGFQVEVINYVKRLSVKQKVAFVLNAILCGELKCIVERLTSKRVMKKYPRYAAGIKERTAIVEAYKEKKLIPLFRDFVGYSALHEGSKQYDAVVVGSDQVWTPMSLPNKFFNLLFVSDSVRKVAYASSFGVSVIPNFQKEATGKYLDRFYKIGVREQKGKEIVDSLSHQVAQVVADPTMLLNAEEWREEIFAEPQQVGEPYIFCYFLGNNQEARKAANELKAKTGFKIVTLRHMDEYVPEDESFGDEAPYDVDPDGFLRLIHNASYVCTDSFHCSVFSIQFHKQFMTFYRFAQGAATGRNSRIDSLFSVLGINRNRLYQGDVFKIDEAVDWNVVDEKLRSLREESIRFLRESLS; encoded by the coding sequence ATGAAAAAAATTGGCTGTGTAATCGCTTATCGCAAGGGGCATACCAATTACGGTACCGCCTTGGTTGGCTATGCTCTTTTGAAGAAAATCCTGCAGCTTGGTTTTCAGGTAGAAGTGATAAATTATGTAAAGAGATTATCTGTAAAACAGAAAGTTGCTTTTGTTTTGAATGCGATTTTGTGCGGTGAGCTTAAGTGCATTGTAGAGCGCTTGACTTCGAAACGGGTGATGAAAAAATATCCCCGTTATGCAGCAGGAATTAAAGAACGAACTGCAATTGTTGAGGCATACAAAGAAAAAAAGTTGATTCCTCTTTTTAGGGATTTTGTAGGATATTCAGCTTTACACGAAGGCTCGAAACAATATGATGCCGTTGTCGTTGGCAGCGATCAGGTTTGGACTCCTATGTCTTTGCCTAATAAATTCTTTAACTTGTTGTTTGTGAGCGATTCTGTTCGCAAGGTCGCTTATGCCTCTAGTTTTGGAGTTAGTGTAATTCCGAATTTCCAGAAAGAGGCCACAGGCAAATACCTCGATCGCTTCTATAAAATTGGTGTTCGTGAGCAAAAGGGGAAGGAAATCGTAGATTCTTTGAGCCATCAGGTCGCTCAAGTCGTTGCCGATCCAACAATGCTTTTGAATGCAGAAGAATGGCGCGAAGAAATTTTTGCTGAGCCTCAACAAGTTGGCGAACCATATATTTTCTGCTATTTCCTGGGCAACAATCAAGAGGCTCGCAAGGCTGCAAATGAATTGAAGGCAAAAACCGGTTTCAAGATTGTAACGTTGCGTCATATGGACGAATATGTTCCCGAAGATGAATCTTTTGGTGATGAAGCTCCTTATGATGTGGATCCCGATGGATTCCTACGGTTAATTCATAATGCCTCCTATGTTTGCACGGATTCATTTCATTGTTCAGTATTCAGCATTCAGTTCCATAAGCAATTCATGACGTTCTATCGTTTTGCTCAAGGTGCAGCAACGGGACGTAATTCTCGAATCGATTCGCTGTTTAGCGTTTTGGGAATCAATCGTAATCGCCTTTATCAAGGGGATGTCTTTAAAATTGATGAAGCTGTTGACTGGAATGTCGTTGATGAAAAGTTAAGATCGTTGAGGGAAGAAAGTATTCGTTTCCTGCGAGAATCTTTGTCATGA
- a CDS encoding beta-1,6-N-acetylglucosaminyltransferase, whose amino-acid sequence MKKHVFMILAHNNPEYLNRMVSMLDAPNHFFIVHIDKKNELLLEHSAITLLKEKKNCTVFSEVSVNWGGLTQVLATLALVRKALNSEDHYDYFHLISGCDLPLVSATEMDRMVENDSIKGYVGLVEMDWSGLRKLSSRYRLFHFNDFADRRNHNLKTILCRSIEMAEKVFSKIGVYPRCDLKMPVYKGSQWWSLSRDVICYVDDFLKDHPKYIKRFQWTSCIDEIFFHTIVFNSPFASVIEKNNHRYIDWRKLSKKDKPPRILTEDAIPEIEKGCFWFARKTDPKKSELLIKYFEEKVKG is encoded by the coding sequence ATGAAGAAACACGTTTTTATGATTTTGGCTCATAATAATCCTGAGTATTTAAATCGTATGGTTTCGATGCTTGATGCTCCCAATCATTTTTTTATCGTCCATATTGATAAAAAAAACGAATTGCTTTTGGAGCACTCTGCAATCACCCTTTTAAAAGAAAAGAAAAACTGCACTGTGTTTAGTGAGGTTTCCGTAAATTGGGGGGGACTCACTCAGGTTCTTGCGACATTGGCTTTGGTTAGAAAGGCTTTGAACTCTGAAGACCATTACGATTATTTCCACTTGATTTCGGGATGCGACCTTCCCTTGGTTTCTGCAACCGAAATGGATAGAATGGTTGAAAATGATTCAATTAAAGGCTATGTGGGCCTGGTTGAGATGGACTGGAGCGGACTGCGGAAGTTGTCGAGTAGATATAGACTGTTCCATTTTAACGACTTTGCTGACCGAAGAAACCATAATTTGAAAACAATCCTTTGCCGTTCCATTGAAATGGCGGAAAAAGTTTTTTCAAAGATCGGTGTTTATCCAAGATGTGATTTAAAAATGCCTGTATATAAGGGCTCTCAGTGGTGGTCTTTAAGTCGTGATGTTATTTGCTACGTAGATGATTTCTTAAAGGATCATCCGAAATACATAAAAAGATTCCAGTGGACGTCTTGCATTGATGAAATCTTTTTTCATACAATTGTATTCAACAGTCCGTTTGCTAGCGTGATTGAAAAAAATAATCATCGCTATATAGACTGGAGAAAGCTATCGAAAAAAGACAAACCTCCTCGAATACTCACCGAGGATGCAATTCCTGAAATTGAAAAAGGGTGTTTTTGGTTTGCTAGAAAAACTGATCCAAAAAAATCAGAGTTGTTGATAAAGTATTTTGAAGAGAAAGTGAAAGGCTAG
- a CDS encoding EpsG family protein, protein MQLSPIYLLLLTLASVFAFFYKNKMLAWALCVFMFVLAVFRGVEVGTDCLGYQKDYYIIKSVFDGNKIFHSFEIGFVGLIALFKQYVTSLYLPFVSVLFCVFWFGFLKFIKYYNIPLSLALFFLLTQSHYFYAYNIMRQMMALGLIVSVISWLYEKKYVKFCLYVIIVSMLFHKSSIIFAFLCVIHHYYHKCPKFFSKKNMYIAVILSFLFFFTADQTSMGMLASMAGLFYSRYEQYLLGSIGTGVETGYLFMGCQSLFVLALIFLYNNNERNKFEFIVYITGIVIFNVLSAISVVATRVAESFLIFNTVLFPMLMLDKTNKRLKWIRIVIVVVSLVLFFYRYGVKNDGLVNPYYFESRFEE, encoded by the coding sequence ATGCAGTTGTCGCCTATATACCTATTGTTATTGACGTTAGCATCGGTGTTTGCATTTTTTTATAAGAATAAAATGCTGGCCTGGGCGCTGTGTGTTTTCATGTTCGTCCTTGCTGTTTTTCGTGGGGTTGAAGTTGGTACGGATTGTCTGGGCTATCAAAAAGATTATTATATCATAAAAAGCGTTTTTGACGGAAATAAAATATTTCATTCTTTTGAAATCGGCTTTGTCGGATTAATAGCCCTGTTTAAACAGTATGTGACTAGTTTGTATTTGCCATTTGTTTCGGTGCTTTTCTGTGTATTTTGGTTTGGATTTTTAAAATTCATCAAATATTACAATATTCCACTAAGCTTGGCTTTATTCTTTCTGTTAACCCAATCTCATTATTTTTATGCATACAATATTATGCGACAGATGATGGCCTTGGGATTAATTGTATCTGTTATTTCTTGGCTTTATGAAAAAAAATATGTCAAGTTTTGTTTGTATGTTATCATTGTTAGTATGCTTTTCCATAAAAGCTCTATAATATTTGCTTTTTTATGTGTTATTCATCATTATTATCATAAATGTCCAAAATTCTTCTCAAAGAAGAATATGTACATTGCTGTAATTTTGTCGTTCTTGTTCTTTTTCACGGCCGATCAGACATCGATGGGAATGTTGGCTTCAATGGCAGGCTTGTTCTATAGTCGATATGAACAATATTTACTGGGATCGATTGGAACCGGGGTGGAAACAGGCTATTTGTTCATGGGTTGTCAGTCTCTATTTGTGCTGGCCTTGATTTTTTTGTATAATAATAATGAACGCAATAAATTTGAATTTATTGTCTATATTACGGGAATTGTTATATTCAACGTATTAAGCGCGATATCGGTTGTAGCGACCCGTGTTGCAGAGAGTTTCCTGATATTTAACACAGTGTTATTTCCTATGCTGATGTTGGACAAGACCAACAAACGTTTGAAATGGATTAGAATTGTAATTGTTGTTGTATCTCTTGTTTTGTTTTTCTATAGGTATGGAGTCAAGAATGATGGTCTTGTGAATCCATATTATTTTGAATCAAGGTTTGAGGAGTGA
- a CDS encoding glycosyltransferase family 2 protein, whose product MSGIEYSFIVPHHNNPELLNRLIASIPLRDDVEIIVVDDNSDEAKKPVELRSDCRFLKLSSSDSMGAGKARNVGLDHANGRWLLFADCDDCYEEGFLNVLDNYVNSEIDILYYDVFYAWDPVQKKERWPQKYSVAIANYLKDRSSVYWQKMVKHVIQGPWNFMIRREYVLGINARFEEVPKGNDAYFHHYVAMNTNRFEIVENKIYYWLWNEGGITGKKRSKDAYLSEIPHNAKLLNMRAEAGAWNTIPPFYKGFGKVKSDCGIFFSVKWLCLNFFSEVPWFRVWLERKKMELRK is encoded by the coding sequence ATGTCTGGTATTGAGTATTCCTTCATTGTTCCTCATCATAATAACCCTGAATTGCTGAATCGATTGATTGCGTCGATTCCTTTGCGTGATGATGTAGAAATCATCGTTGTCGATGATAATAGTGATGAAGCGAAAAAGCCTGTAGAATTAAGAAGTGATTGTAGATTTTTGAAACTTTCGTCTTCTGATTCGATGGGGGCTGGAAAAGCACGCAATGTCGGATTGGATCATGCGAATGGAAGGTGGTTGCTGTTTGCTGATTGTGATGACTGTTATGAAGAGGGCTTTTTGAATGTTTTGGATAATTACGTCAATTCAGAAATAGACATCCTATATTACGATGTTTTTTATGCGTGGGATCCTGTTCAGAAAAAGGAACGCTGGCCTCAGAAATATAGCGTGGCTATAGCTAATTATTTGAAAGATAGAAGTAGCGTTTATTGGCAAAAAATGGTCAAGCATGTTATCCAGGGACCATGGAATTTCATGATCCGAAGAGAATACGTCCTTGGAATAAACGCGCGATTTGAGGAAGTCCCTAAGGGAAACGACGCGTACTTCCATCATTACGTTGCGATGAATACGAATCGTTTTGAAATTGTTGAAAATAAAATCTACTATTGGCTATGGAATGAAGGGGGGATAACGGGGAAAAAAAGGTCTAAGGATGCTTATCTTTCTGAGATTCCTCATAATGCAAAATTGCTAAATATGAGAGCTGAAGCGGGTGCCTGGAATACGATTCCCCCTTTTTATAAGGGCTTTGGAAAAGTGAAATCAGATTGTGGAATTTTCTTTTCTGTAAAATGGCTTTGCCTGAATTTCTTTTCAGAAGTTCCTTGGTTTAGAGTGTGGCTTGAACGAAAGAAAATGGAGCTGCGAAAATGA